In one Candidatus Lernaella stagnicola genomic region, the following are encoded:
- a CDS encoding methyltransferase domain-containing protein produces MKRAKYGLLILIMILALGGMSACTAAEQPASQAPPGFVFPRSLATAESQQPAAIAAAKAQVDGMAAAGVGFTGYYPHMVAVLKAIDLPPDAVVADIGAGTGVLEFLLLESKRPFGKLYAVDVNGPGLDLMEYTLAAMKYPDADKVKALRSESADVKLDSESIDVAILLSIPTMFSATQSGSTGQNSDTKDCIRTLCRALRPGGKLHGFVNLMPGDPETVAPERSANFLENGLKIEKQTVIQLSDPNIHVVMVKQ; encoded by the coding sequence GTGAAACGTGCGAAATACGGTTTGTTAATTCTCATCATGATCCTCGCGCTTGGCGGCATGTCGGCCTGCACAGCGGCAGAGCAGCCTGCGAGCCAAGCGCCCCCCGGGTTTGTGTTCCCACGATCGTTGGCAACCGCCGAGTCGCAGCAACCGGCGGCGATTGCGGCAGCCAAAGCACAAGTGGACGGCATGGCCGCGGCGGGCGTTGGTTTCACCGGGTACTATCCCCACATGGTTGCGGTTCTAAAGGCGATCGACCTGCCGCCGGATGCGGTCGTGGCCGATATCGGCGCGGGAACCGGCGTGCTCGAGTTCCTGCTGCTGGAAAGCAAGCGGCCGTTCGGCAAGCTCTACGCCGTCGACGTCAACGGGCCGGGGCTCGATTTAATGGAATACACACTGGCGGCAATGAAGTACCCGGACGCCGACAAGGTGAAAGCGTTGCGGTCGGAATCCGCCGACGTGAAACTCGACTCTGAATCGATTGACGTGGCGATTTTGCTGTCGATCCCCACTATGTTTTCCGCGACACAATCCGGCAGCACCGGGCAAAACTCCGACACGAAGGATTGTATCCGCACGCTTTGCCGCGCGCTGCGGCCGGGCGGCAAGCTGCACGGCTTCGTTAACCTCATGCCGGGCGATCCCGAAACCGTGGCACCCGAGCGGTCGGCGAATTTTCTGGAAAACGGCCTAAAAATCGAGAAGCAAACCGTCATTCAACTGTCGGATCCGAACATCCACGTGGTGATGGTCAAGCAGTAG